A region from the bacterium genome encodes:
- a CDS encoding HAD hydrolase-like protein, translated as MKILLFDIDGTLLLTGGAGLRAMNRAFVHLYGIEEKFSGKNLAGRTDTSIFRDAAEECGFPYDADSLEEFKEEYFAVLPQELNPPARDKRLMPGVQELLTALTACEDVYLGLLTGNWQKSGYLKLAAFGLDRFFPFGAFSDDSEIRMDLLPYAVRRFQFKYNLKPEPQNIFVIGDTPSDIQCAKPYGAVSVAVAAAHYKEKDLKPFQPDYILADFTDLDAALRILA; from the coding sequence ATGAAAATTTTACTTTTTGACATCGACGGCACACTTTTGCTCACCGGCGGCGCCGGATTGCGCGCCATGAATCGCGCATTCGTTCATCTCTATGGAATTGAAGAAAAATTCAGCGGCAAGAATCTGGCCGGCCGAACCGATACTTCGATCTTCCGCGACGCAGCAGAGGAATGTGGGTTCCCCTATGACGCCGACTCCCTGGAGGAGTTCAAAGAGGAGTATTTTGCCGTGCTGCCCCAGGAGCTGAACCCGCCGGCACGGGACAAACGGCTGATGCCGGGGGTGCAGGAACTGCTCACCGCGCTGACCGCCTGCGAAGACGTTTACCTCGGCCTGCTCACCGGCAACTGGCAGAAAAGCGGCTATCTCAAGTTGGCCGCCTTTGGCCTGGATCGCTTTTTTCCCTTTGGCGCCTTTTCCGATGATTCGGAAATCCGGATGGACTTGCTGCCCTACGCAGTACGTCGCTTTCAGTTCAAATACAACCTTAAACCTGAGCCGCAGAACATCTTTGTCATCGGCGACACGCCCAGCGACATTCAATGCGCCAAACCTTACGGCGCAGTATCCGTGGCTGTGGCCGCGGCCCATTATAAGGAAAAAGATCTCAAACCCTTTCAGCCGGATTATATTCTGGCTGATTTTACCGATCTGGACGCGGCGCTGCGGATTTTAGCATGA
- a CDS encoding dipeptidase encodes MKKSMMFIWMVWLSSVSAWACTNLMVSKGASVDGSTMITYSADSHTLYGELVFLPRGVHAEGSLVDVYDWDSGKYLGKIRQAGRTYQVVGNMNEFQLAIGETTFGGREELQDPQGGVDYGSLMSLALQRAKTAREAIKVMTDLVAEYGYCSGGESFSIADPQEVWIMEMIGKGPGGKGAVWVAQRVPDGCICGHANQARIGRFPLNDKLNCLYSPDVISFAKQKGYYAGADAEFSFCDAYAPLTFDAVRFCEARVWAMFRRAAPSMNWNEDFVQGVAGAERLPLWIKPDNKLSVQDAMALMRDHFEGTSLDMSLDVGAGPYALPYRWRPLTWKVDSTTYFNERAISTQQTGFSFVTQSRGWLPDPVGGVFWFGVDDTYSTVYVPMYCGILRAPYHFAVGTGSFTEFSWDSAFWVFNWVANFCYSRYSEMIQDVLVVQRELEGSFFADQPEIDAAAVALFKISPQSARDYLTNYSVAQTERTVARWRKLGEDLLVKYLDGNTKDALKKVQHIGYPASWYRRIADDTGDRLKMRKLQGEGETATH; translated from the coding sequence ATGAAAAAGAGCATGATGTTCATCTGGATGGTGTGGCTGAGCAGTGTGAGCGCCTGGGCCTGCACCAATCTGATGGTCAGCAAAGGCGCGTCGGTGGACGGTTCCACCATGATTACCTATTCTGCAGATTCGCACACGCTTTACGGCGAGCTGGTGTTCCTGCCCCGCGGAGTCCACGCGGAGGGTTCGCTGGTCGATGTCTATGACTGGGATTCGGGAAAATATCTCGGCAAAATCCGCCAGGCAGGCCGAACCTATCAGGTGGTGGGCAACATGAACGAATTTCAGCTGGCCATCGGCGAGACTACGTTCGGCGGCCGCGAGGAGCTGCAGGATCCTCAAGGAGGCGTGGACTATGGCAGCCTGATGTCGTTGGCTTTGCAACGCGCCAAGACCGCGCGCGAGGCCATCAAAGTGATGACCGATTTAGTGGCAGAGTATGGCTATTGCAGCGGCGGCGAGTCCTTTTCCATCGCCGATCCCCAGGAGGTCTGGATCATGGAGATGATCGGCAAGGGTCCTGGCGGCAAGGGCGCTGTATGGGTGGCGCAGCGGGTTCCGGATGGCTGTATCTGCGGCCATGCCAACCAGGCGCGCATCGGGCGATTCCCGCTGAACGACAAGCTCAACTGTCTCTATTCGCCGGATGTGATCTCGTTCGCCAAACAAAAGGGCTATTATGCCGGCGCGGATGCGGAGTTCAGTTTTTGCGATGCCTATGCGCCGCTCACCTTTGACGCCGTGCGGTTTTGCGAAGCGCGTGTCTGGGCGATGTTCCGCCGCGCCGCGCCTTCGATGAACTGGAATGAAGATTTTGTTCAGGGCGTGGCCGGGGCTGAACGGCTGCCGTTGTGGATCAAACCGGATAACAAACTGTCGGTCCAGGACGCCATGGCCTTGATGCGGGACCACTTTGAGGGCACTTCGCTGGACATGTCCCTGGACGTCGGCGCCGGGCCTTATGCATTGCCCTATCGCTGGCGGCCGTTGACCTGGAAAGTGGACAGCACCACCTATTTCAACGAACGGGCGATTTCCACTCAGCAGACCGGTTTTTCCTTCGTCACCCAGTCACGCGGTTGGCTGCCCGATCCAGTGGGCGGCGTGTTCTGGTTCGGCGTCGATGACACCTATTCGACGGTGTATGTGCCCATGTATTGCGGCATCCTTCGAGCGCCGTATCATTTCGCTGTGGGCACCGGCTCTTTTACAGAATTCAGCTGGGACTCTGCCTTCTGGGTGTTCAACTGGGTTGCAAACTTTTGCTATTCGCGCTACAGCGAGATGATCCAAGATGTTCTGGTGGTGCAACGTGAGCTGGAGGGCAGCTTTTTCGCCGATCAGCCGGAGATCGATGCCGCGGCTGTCGCACTTTTCAAAATCTCCCCACAATCTGCGCGCGATTATCTGACCAACTATAGCGTGGCACAAACCGAGCGGACCGTGGCCCGCTGGCGCAAACTGGGAGAGGACTTGCTGGTCAAATATCTCGACGGCAACACCAAGGATGCGTTGAAGAAGGTTCAGCACATCGGCTATCCCGCTTCCTGGTATCGCCGGATCGCCGACGACACCGGTGATCGGCTCAAAATGCGCAAGCTGCAGGGGGAAGGGGAGACAGCGACGCATTAG